A region of the Oceanihabitans sp. IOP_32 genome:
TAAACTGGAATTTTAAAATGTCAAGAGACGAACAATTAAAAGCGCGCTGGAATTTGGTGGTCACAAAACTATCTAAGCAATTTGCCGATGGAGAAATCTTAGATCTAGACGCTATAATTTACCTCATAGGCGTGCAAGAACTTGGGCAATTAAGCCGCAGCTTTAAAAAAGACCAAAAACTCGATTTAATGCATATTGCCATTTGTAAATTGCTTACACCTTACGGCTATTACGAGCTGGATTTCGTAGACGATGAGGGTTGGCCACATTACAAAACTTTAGAAACTTTACCGCACCTTAAAGCCGGTGAGCAGAGTGTTTTAATGAAAGAGGCCATTGTAAATTACTTTGTAGAAACCCAGTATATTGATTAGTAATTTTTGGGCGTTACCACAAGGGTCGGGCTTTCGGCAGTCGCTCTCTGCGAGGAGCTCCAACAAATACCTCAATCCCTAACGCACTTTAGGTAAAAAATAGTAGATTTGCATTCATTTTTTTAAATGTAGTTATGATAGATAAAGTAAAACAACTTATTGCCGAGGCCGAAGCTTTTCAAGCGCAATCGAAAGAAGAAGTAGAAGCATTCCGCATAAAATATTTAGGTAAAAAAGGATTACTAAACGGCTTTTTTGCCGAATTTAAAAATGTTGCCAACGACCAAAAAAAGGAATTTGGTCAAATTATCAATCAGCTTAAAAAAACAGCCGAAGATAAAGTAACCGCTTTAAAAGAAGAGCTAGAAAGCAAAGACGAGGTAAAAGGCGTTTTTGGTGATTTATCACGCCCAGGAACACCTGTTCAAATTGGTGCGCGCCACCCTATTTCTATTGTAAAAAATCAAATTATAGAGATATTCTCGAATATTGGTTTTAATGTGAGCGAAGGTCCAGAAATTGAGGACGACTGGCATAACTTTACCGCATTAAACCTTCCAGAATACCACCCTGCACGCGATATGCAGGATACTTTTTTTATTCAAACCAATCCAGATATTTTACTGCGTACCCACACCAGTTCTGTGCAAGTACGTTATATGGAAAACAACAAACCGCCTATTCGCACCATATCGCCAGGTCGCGTGTATAGAAATGAAGCGATTTCGGCACGCTCGCATTGTTTTTTCCATCAAGTAGAAGGTTTATACATCGATAAAGATGTAAGTTTTGCCGACTTAAAACATACCCTACAATACTTCACCACTCAATTGTTTGGGAAAAGCAAAATACGGTTGCGTCCGTCGTACTTCCCGTTTACAGAACCTAGCGCAGAAATAGATGTGTATTGGGGTTTAGAAACCGAAACCGATTATAAAATTACAAAAGGCACAGGTTGGTTAGAAATAGCTGGTTGCGGTATGGTAGATCCCAACGTTTTAACCAATTGTGGCATCGATGCCGAAACCTATTCTGGTTTTGCTTTTGGCGTGGGTATAGACCGTATTGCTATGCTATTACACCAAATTGACGATATTAGATTGCTAAGTGAAAACGATGTGCGTTTTCTGGAACAGTTTAAATCGGCTTTGTAGAGATGTTAAGTGTATAACTCTAAAGCTTTAATAAAATTTAAAATAAAATGAAGATAAGTTCAAGGAAACATTGGTATTCTTACACATCAAGTTTGTTTTTAATTATATTAATTGGCATACCGATAATTGTTTTTTATTTCATATCAACAGACTGGTTCGATATTAACCCATTGCTTAGAAATGGAATTTTGATTTTTGGTATATGGATATTATTTAAGGCTACAAGAAGAATAATTCTTAATTCGAGAATACAATGGTTATTTGATGACCAAGTTTTAACGGTAAAATCTGGTTTGCTTCCGTGGAAAAAAACTCTATTCGAAATGGATATTTCCCAAATTTATGAGATTTATTATACCAATAGCTTCATGGGAACTTTACTAGGTTTTGGAGGATTATGTGTTCGAAGAACTGATGGGGTTACATCGAAAATAATTGAACGATCTATGACAAACCATAAACGTATAACTTCGGCTGTAAATAACTCTTTAAGCATTCATAAAAAAAGTGGAATCCAAAAGCCTGAACAAATAAATTCAAAAGAATCTTTACCTGACGAATTAAGGAAGTTAGCCGATTTGAATAAAGACGGTGTCATTTCTGATGAAGAATTCGAAAAACTTAAAAATAAATTAATCAACTAATTATTAAGCAATACCTCTAAATTATTTTTTGATCTAGATTAAATTCAAAAAAAAGTTTTTGGGTGCAATAAAGCAAATATTAGTTTTCTCCTGTATTGTTCATAAATCAATCATTAGTAAAATCCTTCGAAATACCTCAAATCATCAAAACAGGCATTAAATCATTATTTGTATATCTTTGATAAAAGCAAATACATGGATTTACAAACACAAAAACTAGAACTTACTAAAGCGTTTTTTAGATTAGCCAGAATAAGCTCGAATTGATCATTTTAAAACAATATTGGTTGTAAAACGCCTAAAGAAATGACAGAAAACAAACAAAAATTTGTAGCTTAGTAACATCTAAAAACCAAAACTTTTTGTTTCGTTAGCACATAGAATCCAAATTGCCCATTGAAATTTGCGTTTAAAATCATTATTTTTGATAATAAATAAAAATGTTATGAATATTCAGGCAGATAAAATAGAATTGGCTAAAATGATTTTGGATACCGAAAACCCGAAAATTATTGAATCCATTAAAAAAATCTTCAAGAAATCGAAAACTGCCGACTTTTGGGACGATTTATCTATGGAACACCGTACAGAAATTGAAAAGGCTTCTCGTGAAATAGAAAACGGAGAAGTAACAGATTACGAATCTTTTATGCAAAAACACCGGTAGATTGAGCAGAAAAGTGGTTATTTCAAGAACAGTAGAAAAGAAATTAGAAAAACTTTTTGAGCACTTAATCAAAGAATGGTCTGTTAAGGTAAAAAATGATTTTGTTACAAAATTAGATTCAACGATAGAAATAATTAAAAACCAGCCTGAAATATTTCCTGAATCCAAAAAAGGAAAAGGTTTAAGAAGATGTGTCATTACAAAGCAAACAACTTTATATTATCGCTACAGTACCAAGCAAATTAATATTGTTACTGTATTTGATACAAGACAAAATCCGAATAAACTAGATAAAGAAATATAAAAACGAAGACTCTACAAAGGTTTTAAGCAAATGTTCGTCATTGCTACTTGTCAGATTATTGTAGAATCTCCAACATTTAAATCACTAATATAGCCAAACACCAACCCGCATAACCAAATACAAACCAAATCTTTAAAACCTATTACACACTCGAAACTCTCCATTAAATAACTAAATTTTATATTACTATCTAAGATTCTATAAATGTACGATTAATAGAATCTAGCGTATTAAAAAACAAAATAGACACATAAAATTTTAATTATTTTGTGATGATAAAACGAACATAAATAAAGCACATTAACCCATCCAATGAAACCCCAAACCCACTACGACGAATTCTTTAACAAAATAAGTTTCGCTGAAAAAGAAATGCAAAACACAGAATTTGATAGTTGCTCGTTTACAAATTGTGATTTCTCAAACGGCTCATTTCTTTCAAGTTTATTTACAAATTGTGTGTTTACAGATTGTAACCTCTCGATGACCAAGTTTAACGACTGTCAATTGGAAAACATCAGCTTTAAAAATTGTAAACTATTAGGTGTGAATTTTAGCTCTTGTAACGACTTTTTGTTTGCTTTAAAATTTGATGCTTGCATTTTAGATTGCTGTGCCTTTATTGGAAAAAAAATGCATAAAACACCTTTTATGAATTCGTCTATTAAAGAAGTGGACTTTTCGAACTGTGACTTATCAAATTCCAGCTTTAAAAATTCAGATTTATCACAAACTACTTTTAATAATACCAATCTTAGGGGTGTCGACTTTCGAACCGCTAAAAATTACAGTATTAACCCTGAAATTAATTCCATAGCTAAAGCTAAATTCTCCCTTGAAGACGTTGCAGGATTATTACCTTATAATATTGAAATTGAATAAATACAGACGCCAATAAAGTATTTCAATTATTAGTATTTTTGCACTTTACATGCGCGTGTATGGGTTTGCAAGGTGTGCTCTTACGTGTTGTAGACTTAAATAAAAACCAGAGCTTTTCAAATCAGAAAACAATGAAAAAAGATATTCAAATCCCTATTGTAAAAGACGTTTATGTGGCCATTGTAAACGAATATAACGACATTTATAAAACCCAAGACTGGAACGCCTATATTATTAACGATAAGAATGTTGATTTAGACATGGTACTTATTGTAACCAGTGGGTATTCTGAAGATAAAACCACCTCTGTTTTTAGAAAAAAACTGGACGTACTGCCTAAAAAAAGTTATGCTAAAATTGAACTTATGCAAGAAGATTTATTTGCTTTAAACAACAGCTTTAAAGTCTCTTTTTTTGAGGGCAACACCATGTTTGATAAAACTTATTTGTTTAGAAAAAATACGATTAACCTTAAAGCTTTACAGCCCATACCTTTAATGAAGGTTCAAGGGGTTTTGGTGAAATAACAAACCACGGCAAAAAGTGCGTTAGGGATTGCAGTGAAAATCCTTTTTGTAAGGCACGAGCAAAAAGATTGTAGCGTAAAGCCCGACTTTTTGTTTTTCTCAAAAAGTAACGCCAAAATAAAGCACACCTAAGCGTATTAGATGGTTTACACCTAATACCCATATCATGTCGCATATAATTCGTTTGTTTTGCGTCCGTATTTGGGTATAACATAAAATCACTACTTTGGCTATACTTTAATGTTAGCTCAGGCCCATATTATAGTAAAATAACGAGTTTGTGAATCTGCGATTTCTATCTCTTCTAAAAAAAAAATAGTTGAAATTAACCATACGACATTTCAAAAATTGGTTTTATATGGCCTTCTCTAGGGTAAAGGAGAACTCACTACCTACACCAAATTCACTCTCAATATAAATTTTTTCACCGTGTGCCTCGATAATATGCTTCACAATAGATAGGCCTAAGCCGGAACCACCCACCTTGCGATTACCAGTTTTATCGACTCTAAAAAACCGTTCGAATAGGCGCGGTATGTGTTTTTTTTCTATGCCTTCTCCGTTATCGGTAACACGAACAATAACTTTGTGTGGAGTTAAGTTTTCGATACTCACCTCGGTAGTGCCTTTGTCTTTACCATATTTTATGGAGTTTACAATAAGGTTTGTTAACACTTGTTGTATACGCTCTTTATCTGCCCTTACTAAAATGGGTTGGTTGTAATCTCTGTAAAAAGTTAAAGTAATGTTTTTTTTGAGGGCTCGCATTTCAAACATTTCGAAAACGGTATTCACGAGTTCTACAATATCAAACTCTTCGATATTTAAACTTAAATTCCCGGCTTCCAGCTTTGTAATCATATCTAACTCCTTGGCGATATAGCTAAGTCTTTCAACCCCCTTATTGGCACGTTCTAAATACTTTTTTCTGATGTTTTTATCGTCTATAGCCCCATCCAGAAGCGTTAATATGTAACCTTGAATTGTGAATAATGGTGTTTTTAATTCGTGTGAGACGTTTCCTAAAAACTCCTTACGGTATCTTTCGCGATCTTTAAGCGTCTCTATTTCTAATTTTT
Encoded here:
- the pheS gene encoding phenylalanine--tRNA ligase subunit alpha, producing MIDKVKQLIAEAEAFQAQSKEEVEAFRIKYLGKKGLLNGFFAEFKNVANDQKKEFGQIINQLKKTAEDKVTALKEELESKDEVKGVFGDLSRPGTPVQIGARHPISIVKNQIIEIFSNIGFNVSEGPEIEDDWHNFTALNLPEYHPARDMQDTFFIQTNPDILLRTHTSSVQVRYMENNKPPIRTISPGRVYRNEAISARSHCFFHQVEGLYIDKDVSFADLKHTLQYFTTQLFGKSKIRLRPSYFPFTEPSAEIDVYWGLETETDYKITKGTGWLEIAGCGMVDPNVLTNCGIDAETYSGFAFGVGIDRIAMLLHQIDDIRLLSENDVRFLEQFKSAL
- a CDS encoding SHOCT domain-containing protein; the protein is MKISSRKHWYSYTSSLFLIILIGIPIIVFYFISTDWFDINPLLRNGILIFGIWILFKATRRIILNSRIQWLFDDQVLTVKSGLLPWKKTLFEMDISQIYEIYYTNSFMGTLLGFGGLCVRRTDGVTSKIIERSMTNHKRITSAVNNSLSIHKKSGIQKPEQINSKESLPDELRKLADLNKDGVISDEEFEKLKNKLIN
- a CDS encoding type II toxin-antitoxin system RelE/ParE family toxin → MSRKVVISRTVEKKLEKLFEHLIKEWSVKVKNDFVTKLDSTIEIIKNQPEIFPESKKGKGLRRCVITKQTTLYYRYSTKQINIVTVFDTRQNPNKLDKEI
- a CDS encoding pentapeptide repeat-containing protein; this translates as MKPQTHYDEFFNKISFAEKEMQNTEFDSCSFTNCDFSNGSFLSSLFTNCVFTDCNLSMTKFNDCQLENISFKNCKLLGVNFSSCNDFLFALKFDACILDCCAFIGKKMHKTPFMNSSIKEVDFSNCDLSNSSFKNSDLSQTTFNNTNLRGVDFRTAKNYSINPEINSIAKAKFSLEDVAGLLPYNIEIE
- a CDS encoding sensor histidine kinase, with product MALFIGALLSVFLYVFYSLNWSFILVFTLICYLFSFVLIQMRTEKFIYKRVKKIYDDLTLLESASINKVSITTDMRALTKEIDKYARDKKLEIETLKDRERYRKEFLGNVSHELKTPLFTIQGYILTLLDGAIDDKNIRKKYLERANKGVERLSYIAKELDMITKLEAGNLSLNIEEFDIVELVNTVFEMFEMRALKKNITLTFYRDYNQPILVRADKERIQQVLTNLIVNSIKYGKDKGTTEVSIENLTPHKVIVRVTDNGEGIEKKHIPRLFERFFRVDKTGNRKVGGSGLGLSIVKHIIEAHGEKIYIESEFGVGSEFSFTLEKAI